A portion of the Deltaproteobacteria bacterium genome contains these proteins:
- a CDS encoding AzlD domain-containing protein: protein METRRLIFIFLGMGAVTYLPRLIPLAALSQAALPDRLMRWLRYLPPAILSALILPGAVTSGGAMDLTPANPSVWALLLSFAVAVKTRSLILTMVVGGIVMYLGQVLLG from the coding sequence ATGGAAACCAGACGACTCATATTTATTTTCCTGGGCATGGGCGCCGTTACCTACCTACCCAGACTTATCCCCCTCGCCGCCCTGTCCCAGGCCGCCCTCCCGGACCGTCTGATGAGGTGGCTTCGCTACCTGCCCCCGGCCATCCTCTCCGCCCTTATCCTCCCTGGGGCTGTCACCTCCGGCGGCGCCATGGACCTGACTCCGGCGAACCCATCGGTCTGGGCTCTCCTGCTTAGTTTCGCCGTAGCGGTTAAAACCAGGAGTTTGATCCTGACCATGGTTGTGGGCGGCATCGTGATGTACCTCGGTCAGGTCCTGTTGGGCTGA
- the ubiE gene encoding bifunctional demethylmenaquinone methyltransferase/2-methoxy-6-polyprenyl-1,4-benzoquinol methylase UbiE, protein MAQKHKQESQSIRGMFSSIAGHYDLLNHILSLGADIRWRKDMVKEVHGQGKAPILDLATGTGDVALTLVRNIPGEIKIVGVDFTIPMLDQAAAKVRTGGKGRITLTAGDAMALPFPDCTFSAVTIAFGLRNLPDRPTGLNEMFRVLKPGGRVIVLEFSPMDHRLLGPLFRFYFHHVLPVLGGMISGRSGAYRYLPSSVDSFPNPGDLSEKMSETGFEQVRFRPLTFGIAFLHVGEKPAC, encoded by the coding sequence ATGGCCCAAAAACATAAACAGGAATCCCAGTCGATCAGGGGGATGTTCTCATCCATAGCCGGGCACTATGATCTGCTCAACCACATTCTGAGCCTGGGAGCGGATATCCGCTGGCGGAAGGATATGGTCAAGGAGGTGCATGGACAGGGCAAAGCCCCCATCCTGGACCTTGCAACCGGGACCGGCGATGTGGCTTTGACTCTGGTCAGAAACATCCCGGGAGAAATAAAAATCGTGGGCGTGGATTTCACCATTCCCATGCTCGACCAGGCTGCGGCGAAGGTTCGCACGGGAGGAAAGGGAAGGATCACCCTTACGGCAGGTGACGCCATGGCCCTGCCATTTCCGGACTGCACCTTCAGCGCCGTCACCATCGCCTTCGGTCTCCGTAACCTACCCGACAGGCCGACAGGGCTAAATGAAATGTTCCGGGTGCTCAAGCCGGGGGGCCGTGTCATCGTCCTGGAGTTCTCCCCAATGGACCATCGACTCTTAGGTCCCCTCTTTCGATTCTACTTCCACCATGTCCTCCCCGTTCTGGGAGGCATGATTTCCGGCAGATCAGGGGCATACCGTTATCTTCCCAGCTCGGTGGACTCCTTTCCAAACCCCGGAGACCTGAGTGAAAAGATGTCCGAGACCGGCTTCGAGCAGGTAAGGTTCCGCCCCCTCACTTTCGGCATCGCCTTTCTTCACGTTGGGGAAAAACCGGCCTGTTAA
- a CDS encoding 4Fe-4S binding protein, whose product MHHLPNLKVLASRGIFFRKISQWGFLLWCIFIGVRFGIFVHRYRLGGTPGFPRPPSVEAFLPIGSLVGLRHLFSTGVIHPVHPAGIILLMTFFGMSLAAKKSFCSFICPVGTLSERLWKGGEKLFGRTWHPPKPVDIPLRSAKYLLLYLFINIIFFKMPAAGILPFLNGPYWAVADVKMFDFFVHISPFAAGIILALAVLSLPLKNFWCRYLCPYGALVGLFSLLSPWKIRRNGENCTECGSCARSCPSYLPVNRKTVVRSVECTGCLTCVSNCPEDKALSMSLPFWKKPLPVWGFPSFVLFLFTLGVGWGMMAGHWQTSLTPADYRTLIPLAAGLSH is encoded by the coding sequence ATGCACCATCTCCCGAATCTCAAGGTTTTAGCTTCCCGGGGCATTTTCTTTCGGAAGATCAGTCAGTGGGGCTTCCTGCTCTGGTGTATTTTTATCGGGGTGCGTTTCGGGATTTTCGTCCATCGGTACCGTCTGGGGGGTACGCCGGGATTTCCGAGACCTCCATCAGTGGAGGCTTTCCTCCCCATCGGGTCACTTGTCGGTCTCAGGCATCTTTTTTCGACCGGAGTGATTCACCCCGTTCATCCCGCGGGTATTATCCTCCTCATGACCTTTTTCGGAATGAGCCTCGCCGCCAAGAAATCCTTTTGTTCCTTCATCTGCCCGGTGGGCACTTTGTCCGAGCGGCTCTGGAAGGGGGGAGAAAAACTGTTCGGCCGCACCTGGCATCCGCCAAAGCCGGTTGACATTCCCCTGAGATCAGCCAAATACCTTCTTCTTTACCTCTTTATCAATATTATCTTCTTCAAAATGCCGGCTGCCGGGATTCTCCCCTTTCTCAATGGGCCCTATTGGGCAGTGGCCGACGTCAAGATGTTCGATTTTTTCGTGCACATCTCCCCTTTTGCCGCTGGAATCATTCTGGCCCTCGCTGTTCTTTCCCTCCCGTTGAAAAATTTCTGGTGCCGCTATCTGTGCCCCTACGGCGCTCTGGTGGGGCTTTTTTCCCTGCTCAGTCCCTGGAAAATACGTCGCAACGGGGAAAACTGCACGGAGTGCGGATCATGCGCCCGGTCATGCCCATCCTACCTCCCTGTGAACAGGAAAACTGTGGTTCGGTCGGTCGAATGCACCGGCTGTCTGACCTGTGTCAGCAATTGTCCGGAAGATAAAGCCCTGTCCATGTCCCTGCCCTTCTGGAAAAAACCTCTGCCGGTCTGGGGCTTCCCCTCCTTTGTCCTGTTTCTTTTCACCCTGGGGGTGGGATGGGGAATGATGGCGGGACATTGGCAGACATCCCTTACCCCCGCGGACTATAGAACCCTTATCCCCCTGGCCGCCGGGCTTTCCCATTAA
- a CDS encoding class I SAM-dependent methyltransferase, with protein sequence MGIYGKYFLPRLVHLTCGGAPLMKQRKKVVPMAEGLVLEIGIGSGLNIPFYSSDRVRRLWGLDPSRELWAMAEKSVETAGFDVQFIQGSAEKIPLDDASMDTILVTYALCTIPNILPALGEMRRVLKPRGKLIFCEHGSAPDQGVLRWQKRINPLWKMVSGGCHLDRPIPSLIERSGFRIEMIESMYIPGWKPASFNYWGSATPSPP encoded by the coding sequence ATGGGTATTTATGGAAAATATTTTCTCCCAAGATTAGTGCACCTCACCTGCGGAGGAGCGCCGCTTATGAAACAGCGGAAAAAAGTCGTTCCGATGGCGGAAGGCCTGGTGCTGGAGATCGGGATAGGGTCCGGGCTCAATATTCCTTTTTACTCAAGCGACCGTGTCCGCCGATTATGGGGTCTGGATCCATCCCGTGAGTTATGGGCCATGGCGGAAAAAAGCGTGGAGACCGCCGGTTTTGATGTTCAGTTCATCCAGGGGTCAGCCGAAAAAATTCCGCTTGATGACGCCAGTATGGACACGATATTAGTAACATATGCCCTCTGTACGATTCCGAATATCCTTCCGGCCCTTGGGGAAATGCGCCGTGTTCTGAAGCCTCGCGGAAAGCTCATATTCTGTGAGCACGGATCAGCGCCCGATCAAGGGGTCTTGCGGTGGCAGAAACGGATAAATCCTCTCTGGAAAATGGTCAGCGGCGGCTGCCACCTTGACCGTCCTATCCCATCGCTCATTGAACGGTCGGGGTTCAGAATTGAGATGATTGAATCCATGTATATACCCGGCTGGAAACCCGCGAGTTTTAACTACTGGGGTTCGGCCACGCCTTCCCCACCGTGA
- the thiC gene encoding phosphomethylpyrimidine synthase ThiC, with protein MSTQRIAALEGRTTEIMRQVAEDEEVSTDQVIEVLAAGTAAIPANPAHTSLKPKGIGGPFTVKVNANFGTSLACNDPDQELAKLEAAIDAGADAIMDLSTGGDMEGLRKEIIKRSTVPVGTVPIYDAAVSAYERNGDPSCITPDDLFDAVRKHAEAGVDFVTLHCGVTRSAVAKVRSSARVTRIVSRGGSLLAAWMEREGKENPLYTYYDDLLTILKEHDVTISLGDGLRPGSLADATDPAQIEELVTLGELTIRAWDAGVQVIVEGPGHIPLHQIETNVVLQKRLCHGAPFYVLGPLVTDVGAGYDHITGAIGGAIAGMAGADFLCYVTPAEHLGLPNVDDVRHGVMASRIAAHAVDIARGNRRAIDRDAAMSRCRVTLDWQGQMDHALDPVEFKRRFADHPVLEDVCSMCGKLCAMKIFS; from the coding sequence ATGAGCACCCAGAGAATAGCCGCCCTTGAAGGGCGCACCACGGAGATAATGAGGCAGGTCGCGGAGGACGAGGAAGTCTCCACGGACCAGGTGATTGAGGTTCTTGCCGCCGGGACGGCCGCCATTCCGGCCAACCCTGCCCACACGTCCCTGAAGCCCAAAGGAATAGGGGGCCCGTTTACCGTCAAGGTCAACGCCAACTTTGGAACCAGTCTGGCATGCAACGATCCGGACCAGGAGCTCGCCAAGCTGGAGGCGGCTATTGACGCCGGTGCCGACGCCATTATGGATCTTTCCACGGGCGGTGACATGGAGGGATTGCGGAAGGAGATCATCAAGCGTTCCACCGTTCCGGTGGGAACGGTTCCTATCTATGACGCGGCAGTGAGCGCCTACGAAAGAAACGGAGACCCATCCTGTATTACTCCCGACGATCTTTTCGATGCCGTAAGGAAACACGCGGAAGCCGGGGTGGATTTCGTAACCCTGCACTGCGGCGTCACCAGGTCGGCGGTGGCGAAGGTTCGCAGTTCAGCCCGGGTGACCCGCATAGTCAGCCGTGGGGGATCGCTTCTTGCCGCATGGATGGAGAGGGAAGGGAAGGAGAATCCGCTTTACACGTATTACGACGACCTGCTGACGATCCTGAAGGAACACGATGTCACGATCAGCCTTGGTGATGGGCTGCGCCCTGGAAGCCTTGCGGACGCCACCGACCCCGCCCAGATAGAGGAACTCGTCACGCTGGGAGAACTGACTATCAGGGCCTGGGATGCCGGTGTCCAGGTGATAGTGGAGGGGCCCGGTCACATTCCTCTGCATCAGATTGAGACCAACGTCGTGCTCCAGAAGAGGTTGTGCCACGGGGCTCCCTTTTACGTCCTTGGACCGCTCGTGACCGATGTTGGAGCGGGGTATGATCATATTACCGGGGCCATCGGCGGCGCCATCGCAGGGATGGCGGGAGCCGATTTTCTCTGCTATGTCACTCCCGCCGAGCATCTCGGCCTACCCAATGTGGACGACGTCAGGCACGGAGTCATGGCCTCGCGTATAGCCGCCCATGCCGTGGATATTGCAAGGGGAAACCGGAGAGCCATAGACCGGGACGCTGCCATGTCGCGATGCCGGGTGACACTGGACTGGCAGGGACAAATGGACCACGCACTCGATCCGGTGGAGTTTAAACGGAGGTTTGCCGATCACCCGGTTCTCGAAGACGTATGTTCTATGTGCGGCAAGCTTTGCGCCATGAAGATTTTCAGTTGA
- a CDS encoding CDC48 family AAA ATPase: MKVEAKIRPREELSLRVAEAFIEDVGKGFARVDTEELKSIRAVPGDLLMISGRGSTVARTAQATPEYSGQSLIQIDGITRENANVSVDEWCTIRKVPFKPAESILLSPMETASIIPKDSEIPHILQMLSGRYVVLGDKIQVTLFGTRPQFFIVDGASPRGALLITSNTSISFKTPDVLHEKAARISYEDIGGLEKELSRVKEMIELPLRFPDLFTKLGIDPPKGVLLSGPPGTGKTLVARTISSEVRAHFIHVNGPEVIHKYYGESEAKLREVFEEARRNAPSIIFLDEIDALAPRRAKVIGDVEKRVVAQLLALMDGLVSRGDVVIIGATNLPELVDPALRRPGRFDREISIGVPNRPGRLQILKIHSRKMPLAADVDLDRLAEITHGYVGADIAALCKEAGMATLRRIMPEIKFEVDKKPVLKNGLSIEVTAEDFLTAFKGVEPTSTREFMVERPRLSFNDIGGLKEIKRKLRSIVQLPLQGLSLFANSRLGPPKGVLFSGPSGTGKTLMARSLAGEMGMTLIVVDPPTLLSKWVGESEKGLREVFKRAKQASPCILFFDEIETIASARSADDAGNVSQRMVSQLFRELDGLHGSLGVVVIAATNRIDLMEPALLRAGRFDYVVEFPLPDREERQEILETYLRSLPLDTDVDIDTLADASEGWTGADLEASCKRAIMLGLEECSKGDGEADFSRCVLTSHHFAEAARQHAALSNISSSAFKRKG; this comes from the coding sequence GTGAAAGTTGAAGCTAAAATCAGGCCAAGGGAAGAACTCTCTCTTCGGGTAGCCGAAGCGTTCATCGAGGACGTGGGCAAGGGGTTTGCCCGCGTGGATACCGAGGAGTTGAAGAGCATAAGAGCCGTTCCCGGCGATCTACTCATGATTTCCGGCCGCGGGTCTACGGTGGCTCGCACGGCGCAGGCTACCCCTGAGTATTCCGGACAAAGCCTGATTCAGATAGACGGTATTACGCGGGAAAATGCCAACGTTTCGGTTGATGAATGGTGTACAATTCGGAAAGTCCCCTTCAAACCGGCTGAGAGCATCCTGCTCTCACCTATGGAAACCGCCAGTATAATTCCGAAAGATTCCGAAATCCCCCATATACTTCAGATGCTTTCAGGGCGGTACGTGGTGCTTGGCGACAAAATCCAGGTCACCCTCTTCGGTACGCGGCCCCAATTCTTTATTGTTGATGGCGCGAGTCCGCGAGGGGCGCTCCTGATAACTTCCAATACCTCCATCTCCTTTAAAACTCCCGATGTCTTGCACGAAAAGGCTGCCAGAATTTCCTACGAGGATATTGGAGGGCTGGAAAAGGAGTTAAGCCGTGTCAAGGAGATGATAGAGCTTCCGTTGAGATTTCCGGACCTCTTTACCAAGCTTGGCATTGATCCCCCAAAAGGTGTCCTCCTCTCAGGGCCTCCGGGCACAGGAAAAACCCTTGTGGCCCGCACCATCTCCAGTGAGGTCAGGGCGCATTTTATCCACGTGAATGGTCCCGAGGTCATCCATAAGTATTACGGGGAAAGCGAGGCTAAGCTAAGGGAGGTATTTGAAGAGGCACGAAGAAACGCTCCCAGTATCATTTTCCTCGACGAGATCGATGCTCTCGCCCCGAGGAGGGCCAAGGTTATCGGGGACGTTGAAAAACGTGTTGTCGCCCAGCTGCTTGCCCTGATGGACGGCCTGGTTTCCAGGGGGGATGTGGTGATTATCGGCGCCACCAATCTTCCTGAGCTGGTCGATCCGGCACTTCGGCGTCCCGGACGTTTCGATCGTGAGATCAGCATCGGCGTTCCCAATAGACCGGGCCGTCTCCAGATTCTGAAGATCCATTCCCGCAAGATGCCGCTTGCAGCCGATGTCGATCTGGACCGCCTTGCAGAAATCACCCATGGGTACGTGGGAGCCGATATTGCCGCCCTTTGTAAGGAGGCAGGCATGGCGACCCTGCGGCGAATCATGCCGGAGATCAAGTTCGAGGTGGACAAAAAGCCGGTGCTGAAAAATGGTTTAAGCATTGAGGTTACCGCCGAAGATTTCCTGACGGCCTTCAAGGGAGTCGAGCCGACCTCCACCCGGGAGTTCATGGTTGAACGGCCTCGTCTTTCCTTTAACGACATCGGGGGATTGAAAGAGATCAAGCGGAAACTTCGTTCGATCGTACAGCTTCCCCTGCAGGGATTGTCTCTCTTTGCCAATTCCCGCCTGGGTCCGCCCAAGGGGGTTCTTTTCTCCGGTCCGTCCGGGACCGGGAAGACCCTGATGGCCAGGTCCCTTGCGGGGGAAATGGGCATGACCCTGATAGTCGTTGATCCTCCGACCCTTCTGTCGAAGTGGGTTGGCGAGTCTGAAAAGGGACTCAGGGAGGTATTCAAACGGGCAAAGCAGGCTTCGCCCTGCATCCTGTTTTTTGACGAGATCGAAACCATCGCCTCGGCGCGTTCCGCTGATGATGCGGGTAATGTATCCCAGAGAATGGTCAGCCAGCTTTTCAGGGAACTGGATGGCCTTCACGGTTCTCTCGGGGTTGTCGTCATTGCCGCAACGAATCGAATTGACCTGATGGAGCCGGCCCTGCTCAGAGCCGGACGTTTTGACTATGTCGTTGAATTTCCCCTTCCGGATCGTGAGGAAAGGCAGGAGATCCTTGAGACCTATTTGCGGTCCCTGCCGTTGGATACCGATGTGGATATCGATACCCTGGCGGATGCGAGTGAGGGATGGACCGGAGCCGACCTGGAGGCTTCATGTAAGAGGGCCATCATGTTGGGGCTGGAAGAATGTTCGAAAGGCGATGGGGAGGCTGATTTTTCACGCTGTGTATTGACCTCCCATCATTTCGCTGAAGCGGCCCGGCAGCATGCCGCTTTGTCTAATATTTCGTCGTCAGCCTTTAAGCGGAAAGGTTGA
- a CDS encoding FadR family transcriptional regulator → MLVKPIKKTKVYEEIVAKVTEMISSGTLKEGDQLPGERELAETFSVSRSSLREALRTLESQGFLESRRGNGTYVASQPVELLVKPFASVILSEKDVQSELFEVRRLIEPQVAYLAAERATSEEIDQMEEILADQESQVAGGGTGTDVDRAFHYALAEATKNRILLRMMDAAMEFFSESRDNYLQIKGRPEKSLVRHKEMVNAMKAGNKELAAGIMREHLEDIENSLISVNRKEELDKTEQKGGI, encoded by the coding sequence ATGTTGGTCAAACCCATTAAGAAGACGAAGGTGTACGAGGAGATCGTCGCAAAAGTGACCGAGATGATCAGCAGCGGCACCCTCAAGGAGGGTGATCAGCTTCCGGGGGAACGGGAGTTGGCGGAGACGTTCAGCGTAAGCAGATCGTCCCTTCGGGAGGCTCTCCGAACGCTTGAGAGCCAGGGGTTTCTGGAAAGCCGGCGGGGAAACGGGACATACGTGGCCAGCCAGCCCGTCGAGCTGCTGGTGAAGCCCTTTGCATCTGTAATCCTTTCCGAAAAGGATGTGCAGAGTGAACTGTTCGAGGTACGGAGGTTAATAGAACCTCAGGTCGCCTATCTGGCTGCCGAACGGGCCACATCTGAAGAGATTGACCAGATGGAAGAGATCCTTGCCGATCAGGAATCGCAGGTTGCCGGGGGAGGGACAGGCACGGATGTTGATAGGGCGTTTCATTACGCGTTGGCTGAGGCGACAAAAAACAGGATTCTTCTGCGTATGATGGACGCCGCCATGGAGTTTTTCAGCGAGAGTCGTGATAACTACCTGCAGATAAAGGGAAGGCCGGAAAAATCCCTTGTTCGCCACAAAGAGATGGTCAATGCCATGAAAGCGGGGAATAAGGAGCTTGCGGCCGGCATAATGCGTGAGCATCTGGAAGATATTGAAAACAGTCTGATCTCGGTCAACAGAAAGGAGGAACTTGATAAAACCGAACAGAAAGGGGGGATATAG
- a CDS encoding pyruvate ferredoxin oxidoreductase — MGEVYEVTIWARGVTQDMEGRHLSLLIANSADKDGKFVQAWDDYADLPDRVQVPLRKYARISDEDLEMRYDYENDHPNMSVIMDDTIVKGINVLRGMPKGGVLVVNTKRSPEEILKFIPNKDLLDAIVCVDANSIAGAVDLDFMGSEGGVETVSVGAGISAPIVGAAAKATDRLTLESLVAVAANKDGVKKGYETAQVKSL; from the coding sequence ATGGGCGAAGTATATGAAGTTACTATTTGGGCGCGAGGGGTGACCCAGGATATGGAGGGGCGGCATCTGTCACTCCTGATTGCCAACTCAGCGGATAAAGACGGTAAATTCGTCCAGGCGTGGGACGACTACGCGGATCTGCCCGACAGGGTCCAGGTTCCTCTGCGGAAGTATGCCCGCATCAGCGATGAAGACCTCGAAATGCGCTATGACTACGAAAACGACCATCCCAACATGTCAGTGATCATGGATGACACCATTGTCAAGGGGATAAACGTGCTCAGGGGCATGCCGAAGGGCGGAGTCCTCGTGGTCAACACCAAGAGATCACCGGAGGAAATCCTCAAGTTTATTCCCAACAAGGACCTGCTCGATGCCATCGTGTGTGTTGACGCCAATTCGATCGCGGGTGCTGTTGACCTGGATTTCATGGGATCTGAAGGAGGCGTGGAAACCGTATCCGTTGGGGCGGGAATCTCCGCGCCGATAGTTGGGGCGGCGGCGAAGGCAACAGACCGCCTGACACTGGAGAGTCTCGTTGCGGTAGCTGCAAATAAGGATGGTGTGAAAAAGGGCTACGAGACAGCACAGGTAAAATCTCTTTAA
- a CDS encoding pyruvate ferredoxin oxidoreductase: MSDFKFPEGKEVPRGAVLPAPVKENRMMITGNWRTDRPVIDHEKCTLCLNCFIYCPDACWHLDEEEEKMVWNADFCKGCLICAVECPAFALTAVNELEFEDGVVRLEKPF, translated from the coding sequence ATGTCTGATTTTAAGTTTCCGGAAGGAAAAGAGGTCCCGAGGGGTGCGGTTCTCCCCGCCCCGGTAAAGGAAAACAGGATGATGATTACGGGCAACTGGCGAACCGACCGTCCGGTCATTGACCACGAGAAGTGCACCCTCTGTCTGAACTGCTTCATTTATTGTCCCGACGCCTGTTGGCATCTGGACGAAGAAGAGGAAAAGATGGTCTGGAACGCGGACTTCTGTAAGGGTTGCCTCATCTGTGCAGTTGAGTGTCCTGCATTTGCTCTCACCGCGGTTAATGAGCTGGAATTTGAGGATGGTGTCGTCCGTCTGGAGAAACCATTCTAG
- a CDS encoding pyruvate ferredoxin oxidoreductase, producing the protein MAKEMFLAGCAASAFGAKFARVEVISSYPIRPYTGVMMELSKIVANGELDAEFVHGEGEHAQVSIAYGASAAGARAYTGSSGVGVAYAMECYSPAAGGRYPIQMIIADRALDPPGDFGSEHTDVMGCRDQGWIMGWAETPQEAFDNTLIYYRIGEDPKIMLPQFCCQDGYFVSHIPGKVVLPEQSQVDEFLPPYDPPDPLDPTNPTSHGPQVYPDQGSAIDIQRAQAHLDVPKVTEQVMDDFSRIFGRTYNPFVEEYMTDDADFVFFIQGAHARTARFAVNHLRKKGVKAGMVKLRFVRPFPTEVVKECLSKFKAVGCVETSTSYGGAMKGGNLIHEVRASLYDSPKQPLVTSFMAGLGGEVVTLNEFYNMAKVLSQAIKDKKIKKYVYWLGFEKEGI; encoded by the coding sequence ATGGCGAAAGAAATGTTTTTGGCTGGCTGTGCGGCCTCAGCCTTTGGTGCCAAGTTTGCGAGGGTCGAGGTCATCAGTTCCTACCCCATACGTCCATATACAGGCGTTATGATGGAGCTTTCAAAGATTGTTGCCAATGGGGAACTGGACGCTGAATTCGTCCATGGAGAAGGGGAACACGCCCAAGTATCCATAGCCTACGGTGCTTCCGCTGCGGGAGCAAGGGCATATACCGGGAGTTCCGGTGTCGGTGTCGCTTACGCGATGGAATGCTACTCCCCCGCCGCGGGCGGACGGTACCCCATCCAGATGATTATTGCCGACCGCGCCCTGGATCCTCCAGGAGACTTCGGTTCCGAGCACACGGATGTCATGGGTTGTCGGGACCAGGGATGGATCATGGGTTGGGCTGAGACCCCCCAGGAGGCATTTGACAACACCCTGATTTACTACCGGATAGGCGAAGACCCGAAAATCATGCTGCCCCAGTTCTGCTGCCAGGACGGGTACTTTGTTTCCCACATCCCCGGCAAGGTGGTCCTGCCGGAGCAGTCCCAGGTGGATGAGTTCCTCCCGCCTTATGATCCCCCGGATCCCCTGGATCCCACCAATCCCACCTCCCACGGTCCCCAGGTCTACCCTGACCAGGGATCAGCCATCGACATCCAGCGGGCACAGGCCCACCTGGATGTGCCCAAAGTAACCGAGCAGGTGATGGATGACTTCAGCAGGATCTTCGGGCGAACCTACAACCCATTTGTTGAAGAGTATATGACCGACGATGCCGACTTCGTATTCTTCATCCAGGGAGCCCATGCCAGGACGGCCCGTTTTGCCGTAAATCACCTCCGGAAAAAAGGAGTAAAGGCCGGCATGGTAAAACTGCGCTTTGTAAGACCCTTCCCGACCGAAGTGGTCAAGGAGTGCCTCTCCAAGTTCAAAGCGGTCGGATGTGTCGAGACGAGCACCTCCTACGGAGGAGCGATGAAGGGTGGAAACCTTATTCATGAGGTTCGGGCTTCCCTTTACGATTCGCCAAAGCAGCCACTGGTAACTTCCTTCATGGCCGGCCTTGGTGGGGAAGTGGTTACCCTCAACGAGTTCTATAACATGGCCAAGGTCCTGAGCCAGGCGATCAAGGACAAGAAGATCAAGAAGTATGTCTACTGGCTGGGATTTGAAAAGGAAGGAATTTAA
- a CDS encoding pyruvate ferredoxin oxidoreductase (catalyzes the formation of acetyl-CoA from pyruvate and coenzyme A) produces MANVVETQNLERVKSIRRVPQEEYYVPGHRTCAGCGPALCYKLVSKAAGPESIFLGPTGCMYVANTSYLSSPFAYPWMHCQITNAGAIASGVEAAYQVKIRKGKYKGKLPNVVVMAGDGGSIDIGLQAMSGLMYRGHDVLFIMYDNESYANTGIQTSPATPYGANTTFTPPGKAIPEGKTLFPKDAPQLVIGGHPAVKYVATASVGYPVDLINKVRKALNYKGPTFLHIHSPCPKGWLFDAKKTVSVAKLAMETGMWVNYEWENGEYTYDHTPKEYKPVKEYMKGQARFAHLTDEHIAKMQAFIDAKLKAPGIPVALPVQGPRETA; encoded by the coding sequence ATGGCGAATGTGGTTGAAACACAGAATTTGGAGCGGGTCAAATCGATCCGCAGGGTTCCCCAGGAGGAATATTACGTTCCTGGACACCGGACTTGCGCGGGCTGCGGTCCCGCCCTGTGCTATAAATTGGTTTCGAAGGCGGCTGGGCCGGAGTCGATCTTCCTGGGACCGACGGGATGCATGTATGTGGCCAACACCAGCTATCTTAGCAGTCCATTTGCCTATCCATGGATGCACTGCCAGATAACCAACGCAGGGGCTATCGCCTCCGGTGTGGAAGCTGCCTATCAGGTCAAGATCCGGAAAGGAAAGTACAAGGGAAAGCTTCCCAACGTTGTTGTCATGGCAGGGGATGGAGGATCCATCGACATCGGGCTCCAGGCCATGTCAGGCCTGATGTACAGGGGGCACGACGTTCTCTTCATCATGTACGACAACGAGTCCTACGCGAACACGGGCATCCAGACTTCACCGGCGACCCCCTACGGGGCCAATACGACCTTTACCCCTCCCGGTAAGGCAATCCCGGAGGGAAAAACCCTCTTTCCCAAGGACGCGCCCCAGCTGGTAATTGGTGGACATCCGGCGGTGAAGTATGTTGCCACGGCGTCGGTGGGCTATCCTGTTGATCTCATCAACAAGGTCAGAAAGGCGCTCAATTACAAGGGCCCGACCTTCCTGCACATCCACAGTCCCTGTCCGAAGGGTTGGTTGTTTGACGCGAAGAAGACCGTTTCGGTGGCCAAGTTGGCCATGGAAACCGGAATGTGGGTCAACTATGAGTGGGAGAATGGGGAGTACACCTATGACCATACTCCCAAAGAGTACAAGCCTGTCAAGGAGTACATGAAGGGTCAGGCGCGTTTTGCTCATCTCACTGATGAGCACATTGCCAAGATGCAGGCTTTCATCGATGCGAAACTGAAGGCCCCGGGAATCCCGGTTGCGCTTCCTGTTCAGGGACCGAGAGAAACAGCATGA